From Amycolatopsis sp. YIM 10, the proteins below share one genomic window:
- the arsB gene encoding ACR3 family arsenite efflux transporter: MPVTRTAEPDVLRELSFLDRFLPVWIIVAMGAGLLLGSVVPGLQGALESVKVGSISLPIALGLLLMMYPVLAKVRYDRLDTVTRDRRTLVLSLVLNWLIGPALMFALAWLLLPDLPEYRTGLIIVGLARCIAMVIIWNDLACGDREAAAVLVALNSVFQVLMFGVLGWFYLDLLPGWLGLGGEAVAFSFWEIVLNVVVFLGIPLLAGYLTRRFGEKARGRTWYEGRFLPRIGPVALYGLLFTIVVLFALQGETITSQPLDVARIALPLLVYFAVMWAGSYALGRAAGLTYERTTTLAFTAAGNNFELAIAVAIGVFGVTSGQALAGVVGPLIEVPVLVALVYVSLWLRRRWTT, translated from the coding sequence CTGCCCGTGACCCGCACCGCCGAGCCGGACGTGCTCCGCGAACTGTCCTTTCTGGACCGCTTCCTGCCGGTGTGGATCATCGTGGCGATGGGCGCCGGACTGCTGCTCGGCAGTGTGGTCCCCGGTCTGCAGGGTGCGCTGGAGTCGGTGAAGGTCGGCAGTATCTCGCTGCCGATCGCGCTCGGGCTGCTGCTGATGATGTACCCGGTGCTGGCCAAGGTCCGCTACGACCGCCTCGACACCGTCACCCGCGACCGCCGGACCCTGGTGCTCTCGCTGGTGCTGAACTGGCTCATCGGGCCCGCGCTGATGTTCGCGCTGGCCTGGCTGCTGCTGCCGGACCTGCCCGAGTACCGCACCGGGCTGATCATCGTCGGCCTCGCGCGCTGCATCGCCATGGTGATCATCTGGAACGACCTAGCCTGCGGCGACCGGGAGGCGGCGGCCGTGCTGGTCGCGCTGAACTCGGTGTTCCAGGTGCTCATGTTCGGTGTGCTCGGCTGGTTCTACCTGGATCTGCTGCCCGGCTGGCTCGGCCTGGGAGGCGAAGCCGTCGCGTTCTCGTTCTGGGAGATCGTGCTCAACGTCGTGGTTTTCCTCGGCATCCCGCTGCTGGCCGGTTACCTGACCCGCCGCTTCGGCGAGAAGGCGCGCGGGCGCACCTGGTACGAAGGCAGGTTCCTGCCGCGCATCGGCCCGGTCGCGCTGTACGGCCTGCTGTTCACCATCGTCGTGCTTTTCGCGCTGCAGGGCGAAACCATCACCTCGCAGCCGCTGGACGTCGCCCGCATCGCGCTGCCGCTGCTCGTGTACTTCGCCGTCATGTGGGCGGGTTCGTACGCACTGGGTAGAGCGGCCGGGTTGACCTACGAGCGCACCACCACCTTGGCCTTCACCGCGGCGGGCAACAACTTCGAACTCGCCATCGCCGTGGCCATCGGTGTCTTCGGGGTGACCTCCGGGCAGGCACTGGCCGGAGTCGTCGGACCACTCATCGAAGTGCCGGTGCTGGTTGCCTTGGTCTACGTGAGCCTCTGGCTGCGTCGACGCTGGACCACCTGA
- a CDS encoding DinB family protein, translating to MSPVEDAIGQPARVQFEVFLDEHRAALNSCLDGLTEEQARRSLVASRTTLLGLVKHAIFVEKVWFDEAITCRSRAEIGIPSTPDESFILDDGDTIASLQQAHREACENSRRAAASLELDDVVRGNRRGPLPLRWVYLHVLREFAQHCGHAEILREQILNPK from the coding sequence ATGTCTCCCGTAGAGGACGCCATCGGCCAGCCTGCCCGAGTCCAGTTCGAGGTGTTCCTCGACGAGCACCGCGCGGCGCTCAACAGTTGCTTGGACGGGCTGACCGAGGAGCAGGCCCGGCGGTCGCTGGTGGCGTCGCGGACCACCTTGCTCGGCTTGGTGAAGCACGCGATCTTCGTGGAGAAGGTCTGGTTCGACGAAGCCATCACCTGCCGGTCCCGCGCGGAGATCGGCATTCCGTCCACACCGGACGAATCGTTCATTCTCGACGACGGCGACACCATTGCCTCGCTTCAGCAGGCGCACCGCGAAGCCTGCGAGAACTCACGCCGTGCCGCGGCGTCGCTGGAACTCGACGACGTGGTCCGCGGCAACCGGCGTGGTCCGCTGCCCCTGCGCTGGGTCTACCTCCACGTGCTGCGCGAGTTCGCCCAGCACTGCGGGCACGCGGAGATCCTGCGCGAGCAGATCCTGAACCCGAAGTGA
- a CDS encoding ABC transporter permease has product MTKHFFGDTTVLLGRSLRHITRSLDTIITTAIMPIAFMLLFVYVFGGAIDTGSDSYVNYLLPGILLITVASGISYTAFRLFMDMKGGIFERFQSMPIARSSVLWAHVLTSMVANVISLVVVVGVALLMGFRSSAGVLSWLAVVGILLLFTLALTWLAVIPGLTAKSVDGASAFAYPLIFLPFLSSAFVPTGTMPGPVRWFAEHQPVTSIVNALRALYSEQPVGGDIWTALAWCAGILGVAYVFAMVAYRRKIT; this is encoded by the coding sequence ATGACAAAGCACTTCTTCGGTGACACCACCGTCCTGTTGGGACGGTCGCTGCGGCACATCACCCGCAGCCTCGACACCATCATCACCACCGCGATCATGCCGATCGCCTTCATGCTGCTTTTTGTCTACGTCTTCGGCGGCGCGATCGACACCGGTTCGGACTCGTACGTGAACTACCTGCTGCCCGGCATCCTGCTGATCACCGTGGCGTCGGGTATTTCCTACACCGCGTTCCGGTTGTTCATGGACATGAAGGGCGGCATCTTCGAGCGGTTCCAGTCCATGCCCATCGCGCGCTCGTCCGTGCTGTGGGCGCACGTGCTCACCTCGATGGTCGCCAACGTGATCTCGCTGGTTGTCGTGGTGGGCGTCGCCCTGCTGATGGGCTTCCGCTCGAGCGCCGGAGTGCTGTCCTGGCTCGCGGTGGTCGGCATCCTGCTGCTGTTCACCCTGGCGCTGACCTGGCTCGCGGTCATTCCCGGGCTCACCGCGAAGTCGGTGGACGGTGCGAGCGCGTTCGCCTACCCGCTGATCTTCCTGCCGTTCCTCAGCTCGGCGTTCGTGCCCACCGGCACCATGCCCGGTCCGGTGCGGTGGTTCGCCGAGCACCAGCCGGTGACCTCGATCGTCAACGCGCTGCGGGCGCTGTACTCCGAGCAGCCGGTCGGCGGCGACATCTGGACCGCGCTCGCCTGGTGCGCCGGCATTCTCGGCGTGGCGTACGTGTTCGCCATGGTCGCCTACCGCCGGAAGATCACCTGA
- a CDS encoding ABC transporter ATP-binding protein, which yields MTASQARGPAIHVRGLEKSYKALKVLRGVDFEVAPGSIFALLGSNGAGKTTAVKILSTLLKADAGTATVHGFDVAADPAKVRESISLTGQFAAVDEILSGRENLVLVAKLRHLKGPGKIADDLLDRFALTDAASRRVATYSGGMRRRLDIAMSLIGNPPIVFLDEPTTGLDPQARIEVWQAVRELAARGTTVLLTTQYLDEAEQLADRIAILHHGRIIVNGTLTELKQLLPPAKVEYVEKQPTLEEVFLALVGDNKNSPAQASGEQR from the coding sequence ATGACAGCCAGTCAGGCCAGGGGGCCTGCGATCCACGTGCGGGGCCTGGAAAAGTCGTACAAGGCGCTGAAGGTGCTGCGCGGGGTGGACTTCGAGGTCGCCCCGGGCAGCATCTTCGCCCTGCTCGGCTCCAACGGGGCCGGGAAGACCACGGCGGTGAAGATCCTGTCCACCCTGCTCAAGGCCGACGCGGGCACGGCCACCGTCCACGGCTTCGACGTCGCCGCCGACCCGGCGAAGGTGCGCGAGTCGATCAGCCTCACCGGCCAGTTCGCCGCGGTCGACGAGATCCTGAGCGGGCGCGAGAACCTCGTCCTGGTCGCCAAACTGCGCCACCTCAAGGGACCGGGCAAGATCGCGGACGACCTGCTCGACCGCTTCGCGCTGACCGACGCGGCCAGCCGCCGGGTGGCGACCTACTCGGGCGGTATGCGGCGACGCCTCGACATCGCGATGAGCCTCATCGGGAATCCGCCGATCGTCTTCCTCGACGAACCGACGACCGGCCTCGATCCGCAGGCGCGCATCGAGGTTTGGCAGGCGGTCAGGGAACTCGCCGCACGCGGCACCACGGTTCTGCTCACCACGCAGTACCTGGACGAGGCCGAGCAACTCGCGGACCGGATCGCGATCCTGCATCACGGCCGGATCATCGTGAACGGCACGCTCACCGAACTCAAGCAGCTGCTCCCACCCGCGAAGGTCGAATACGTGGAAAAACAGCCGACCCTGGAGGAAGTCTTCCTCGCCCTCGTCGGCGACAACAAGAACAGCCCGGCACAAGCGAGCGGGGAACAGCGATGA
- a CDS encoding TetR/AcrR family transcriptional regulator — MATPRATARTPGRRLRAEAKRTAILDAAEALFVSDGYELTSVDAISARAGVSKRTVYDHFGDKQTLFRSVLGRTNDAMVAAVREAIDEELADDRDIRDALLGFARRVTTEMFPTSGYATFRRLSSQAPVAPRLPEAVRDKPEQLVADRFAKFAADGKLQLTDPYRAMQHFIALTMRLALDVLDEDLAGEVGKPEILAILDDGVDTFLRAYG, encoded by the coding sequence ATGGCGACCCCGAGAGCGACCGCGCGGACCCCTGGCCGTCGGCTGCGCGCCGAGGCCAAGCGAACGGCCATCCTGGACGCGGCCGAGGCCCTGTTCGTCTCGGACGGCTACGAACTGACCAGCGTCGACGCGATCTCGGCGCGGGCCGGGGTGTCCAAACGCACCGTCTACGACCACTTCGGCGACAAGCAGACCCTCTTCCGCAGCGTGCTCGGGCGCACGAACGACGCCATGGTCGCGGCCGTGCGGGAGGCGATCGACGAAGAACTCGCCGACGACCGGGACATCCGCGACGCCCTGCTCGGCTTCGCGCGGCGGGTGACGACCGAGATGTTCCCGACGTCGGGCTACGCGACGTTCCGGCGGCTGAGCTCACAGGCTCCCGTGGCGCCACGCCTGCCGGAGGCGGTGCGCGACAAGCCGGAGCAGCTGGTGGCGGACCGGTTCGCGAAGTTCGCCGCGGACGGCAAGCTCCAGCTCACCGATCCGTACCGCGCCATGCAGCACTTCATCGCGCTGACCATGCGCCTGGCCCTGGACGTACTGGACGAGGACCTGGCTGGCGAGGTGGGCAAGCCGGAGATCCTCGCGATCCTCGACGACGGCGTGGACACGTTCCTGCGCGCCTACGGCTGA